In one Aromatoleum aromaticum EbN1 genomic region, the following are encoded:
- a CDS encoding class I SAM-dependent methyltransferase, producing the protein MTTFPDSAVADPSAWVARFAPLIPVGGRVLDFACGHGRHARWLARHGWEVEAVDRDVAALATFAGEPRVSVAQADLENGDWPYGTACFDAIVVTNYLYRPRLGLLLDCLAADGVLIYETFMLGNERFGRPANPEFLLRPGELLERLAGDYTIVAFEQGEVARPRPAVVQRVCAVKGQGLTVLPDRPPE; encoded by the coding sequence ATGACAACCTTCCCTGATTCAGCCGTTGCCGATCCTTCGGCGTGGGTCGCGCGCTTTGCGCCACTGATCCCCGTCGGCGGCCGCGTGCTCGATTTCGCGTGCGGCCATGGCCGGCATGCGCGCTGGCTGGCCCGCCATGGATGGGAAGTCGAGGCGGTGGACCGGGACGTGGCGGCGCTGGCGACGTTCGCCGGCGAGCCGCGCGTCAGCGTCGCCCAGGCGGACCTCGAAAACGGGGACTGGCCTTACGGGACGGCGTGCTTCGACGCGATCGTCGTGACCAATTATCTCTACCGGCCGCGTCTCGGACTGCTGCTCGACTGCCTCGCCGCGGACGGCGTGCTGATTTACGAAACCTTCATGCTCGGCAACGAGCGCTTCGGCAGGCCCGCCAACCCCGAATTTCTGCTGCGCCCCGGCGAACTGCTCGAACGCCTCGCCGGCGATTACACGATCGTCGCCTTCGAGCAGGGCGAAGTCGCCCGGCCGCGGCCGGCGGTCGTGCAGCGCGTGTGCGCCGTCAAGGGGCAGGGCCTCACGGTGTTGCCGGATCGGCCACCCGAGTAA